A region of the Antedon mediterranea chromosome 4, ecAntMedi1.1, whole genome shotgun sequence genome:
gttaagtaGCTTCCCCTAATCTTATAGTGTATATGGCCAACAGTGCTGGCCACCAGGCAAGGAGCACATGGTTAGTGCTCTCTCCTCATATATTGCTGTAATGCATGCATGGAAATAGGAAAgattttcatataggcctacccaacatgatattcctggtttattatcagcccaaaaaactgaacatcatttggattgattttataatggtcATACACGTCCACACAAtaagaaggtatatatttaaataatatgaaattaaagttacttttaaagaccccttccctgcaattttggacgttttttggaaaataatacatatatatcactttaaaaacattaaaccatgtcattccttgtcttaaatgtacgttttatggtaaattatgataaaaagtgagaaacaatgcactacctaagtagctcgcggcgatcgacttCTCGTGGAcggttttgtaggcctagctggtaaacatcgataacgtacgaacatcgtacgctagctatatacctaacctgacgttgtatagttgctgcattaattgtctttctatttttgccagactccgttgatacaaattggggaaaacccggtattttcgctgaaaagttaggagtcttccatttgttttggcttcacgatcgatcgaaaagtgggcgaattacaggtgaaaaacaaaaatatcaatccgcgcgcaatgcattttgggatttatagcgggccgctataattagaatcgatttatttttcacatttttaaccgtttaaagacgaaaaaagttatcgcaataggaccatatagtattatttttacattaaatatagtttgtgatcttaaattaaatctaaaaaacgtagggaatggggctttaaatagacataggctagccctacccacacagtgcatcgtaactgaaacaatatggggatttcccttttcattgaacgttcagttgaagtagagactgattacgatgtaataaaggcaatcaaacaaaattatatcatttgattctaatatgtctcaaatatcgttgttttattattaaaataccattgttttgattgtaaaatgtttaaatttcggcctagaaataagtgcgtcttatgcatcgactacataaaaaatactaatatttcagtctccgttatgggtgcgtcttatacacaggtgcgacttgtacaccgaaatatacggtactatttgttttttatgtttataggataagaaattacttagggcctaatataatatacttttttgcaacaataaagctgtatttcatgatcagtactactaacttccatactgtactatataatttctctgcatAACCCAAATTTTAGtgggtaaaaaatgtctctgtaagcttattaaaacaaccgaaattgctctgagagccaaagcttccagggggcgaagccccctggaccccaaccgggggcccttggcggccccctggcccccagcctacagttgctcgctgcgctcgcaaaatacttggtgtcaagaaaacccccctctgatgcattctggctacgggcctgtatAGGCAGCAACAAGAGCATCTCGTACCCTATGTAGGTTCGCCATGTTGTGAGATGCTGAAAGTCGAGTCAACTGATGATGGTACCTGATACATCGCGCACATGTTCCCGTCGCGCCCGTGAACAAAACGAAACAGAAACAGACATGACGGGAGCCTAGTAAATGAGTACGGTCACGGTTGGTTAAACCGGCCGTACTGCACGTTTACCCATTTACCGTACTAAAACGAAAGCTCGCTATTATGATAGAGATCCTGCTGCAGACTGTCTGCCATGCGGAATGTCTGCCAGGCGGTATGTCCGCCAGAGGAACACATTCTCGACGATACCATTTTTTTAGAGGGAAAAATATTTGTACTTTGTTTCTGTAATGTCTGCAAGGCGGTATGTCTTCGAGGGGAACACGTTCCTGACGATACCATTTTTTAGAGGgaaaatatatgtattttgtttctgtaaGTAAATTGCGTTACTAAAGCGTTACTTTTCCTAGAGTTGCGTCGACATATCCAAATGGCAGTTTGAAagaccattattattattaatccgAGGTGGTTTGTATATCGAATCTTTTCTGTTCCgtttttatatacaatatttttatcagtAGAATATTCAGTGAATCTAACCTGTTTCTTGCAGGCGGTTTATACCATATCTTACTCTTAGATCTCCACATAAAGAAGCggataaatacattaaaaaataacataaaactaTAACAaccttaaaaaaacaaattaatgctAGACATCACACAACGTAGGCCTAAAAAATAACTGCATTGTCCGTAGGAACGGCTGAAAACCGTCGCCGGTGGCCATCCTTTGCATGTAACTATTATTAACTAGCATAGCTAGGGGCCTCCTGCGCAGCATACGAAAAATATTACGGTAGTGTTATActactgtgtaggcctactacattgGCCATTATTTACCGAATTACTGTATATCTTCATAATttcaaaatcatattaatttttcatatcatttttattgtttcacagaacatacagtaaaaaacagATCACAAGAAAAAGACCAATTGTTAAAAATGATGTACGAATCTAAAAAAAAAGGCTTTTTATAGGCTGAGTTTCCAAAGgacattaaacattacaatgtaaaacataaaaatacttCCTAAACTtaagatataatttataaattccaTAGGAGCAATTAAGCGTATTAACTATCATGCATATTGATAGATTGacttattgtttgtattttttaaaagaaagttcggataataatttaatgtttaatcaATGTAACCGTCATTatgattattgttttaaatacaccCTAATTAAAGTAGCATATCTTTCAGAATACTACAAAATACTGTAGCAGAAATTATTACAGACAAACTGTAAATTCAAGCATACTGCACCCTTCAACCACGGAGGTAAAATAGATACCTCCATGCTTCAACACAGTGCATTTAATTAAGACatttgtaatactgtaaaaCGATAGGCTTGCAGACGAATGGACAAATGATATCTCCAAGCAAAAATAAGGTTAAGTTAgtaaaaattgataaattagGTTATGAAAATATTCATGCCTGTATCTActattctttttaatattttaaatcaacCAAAATATCAATGTTGATTGTAGAATAATCAACTAAATCCAAGGTAGAAATCTTATCATTAATTCAATGTTGAATTCGCGTTGAGATAACATTAGTAAACAAACGTAGGCGCGCCTAATTGTATTGATTGAAAATACGGCATCATTTCAAACGTTAACCAATGTGAAAACATGTTGTCATTTCAACCAAAATTGTCAACtggatttcaacgttaaattaaagtttataaaaaaacatactaacTTGTTTAAAACACAATCTAATTTTTAACCTTTATCAATGTTGAAAACATGTtgtcattttaaccaaaaatgccaACTAGATTTCaacgttgaattaacgttaaAACAAAGTTGATAAACAAACGTGTTATTTGTTAAAATCATGTTGCCATTTTACCCACCAGCTCGATTTTAACGTTAAATAGTCGTTGAAATGAGATTGATAGAGAAACGTAAATGGggttaaaacataaaaacataatttcaacttttttttcaatgatgaaatgttgccattttaaccaaaaatgccaACTCGATTTTAACGTTAACTTAACGTTGAAATGAGATTGATAAAGAAACGTAATACTGTAATGGGGTTAAAACATGCCATCATCATTTACAACCtttatcaaagaatatatatcacaagaatgagtattccgcgatttttgcatgagaaatttgtaacagagagctccagtgagtgatgcccgccctcataagggcggatgtatacatactaaataagacttgatttaatagatattatacatgtcacattaaatagaattatgataatagtttttgcaattttaaactattttataatacatatttattaacaaactagtgtacattcacttttacagacaattatttactaacatgctaagttagttcacaaaaaaggcctaacacagcaacaccaaaaatcaatgaatcgttactcagcatggcctattctttaccattgccgtgtactactctacgcccggtaaattaagtattgtttttatgatataaattagtataaaatacatgttattaataggacaaaatgttaaatgttattaacatttatttgttttaccagaaacaagttaaatataggaatattattaaacaatcctTCGTGAAatcgcgtaaacaccaacacgcccggtcacgctatcgtagcgcccggttgataaagcaaactgtttatacggcagtttttactaaataaattgcataaaacgaacaattaaatatccaaatagtatttaacatgaagttggcatgtagttgataacattttttatcatgaaaatactaccggtggtctagcctttgattattgaaaccgtcacaaaaagttgtatacatcccagatacatccacacttatggcggcgccctaccacatggacaatattactgttacagggaaaatcgcggattactcattcttgttatATATATTCTTCTGCCTTTATTCAATGATGAAAACATTGTTAAAAAACACTACCTACTTTCAATTTTTtgaaacacattattttaaccaaaatcaaCTGGATTTAAACGTTAAattaacattgataaataaacGTTAACGGTTAGTTATAAAGATAATTTTCAACATTGAATCATCGTTTTGAATACGCTGTTAACATGATGTTGAAATGATGTTCTGTGCCCGATGGGATAGTTTTAATTTGACTTGAAATTCCGAATTACTTTCCGTTTACTAAATTCCGTGGCCACACACTCCGCATCGGCTTCTTGGTAGCTTAATCCGTATTTCTTGCGGACTAGGTAGATTATTGCTTCCTTTGCCGCAACTAGTGTTATGTAATTTTCAGTATTTCTATAAAgggaaaaataaaacaatttaataatattctgtATACCGTACCGTACTTTAATGTTACAGTGTAGAGGCGGTATATTTTAGGGTAGGACTGGCCCGTCGAAGCTAAAGCGAGTCGAACGGTATTAGGGTGGGCAAATAACTGAAGTACGCAATTCGTTTTTGGGACGTTGTacggtttttttttcattatgagTGTATGGAGACttattgacaaattacaacAACATTACGTGTAATTTGGAAACATATCTGCTATTGATTCCGAATTGATCATGGAGTTAAACTCTAtctaatgtacattttttttttttaaataaaaacaatccaAGATAAATTTGAAGTAGTGACGTGAACCTCTTTCCTCCACTACGCATCCCCTCATCATCACCCCACCCAACACATCTTTCAACACCCTTTAGAGTCAAAATATCAGTTTACTTACAAAACATCTTCTCTGCAATGATTGCTGAGCCTTGTTGCTGACGGGGGAAGATTGTATATACATCTGATCGCCTTTGTTGTGTATGGTTTTCTGTTAAAGGTTAAAACAAATATGATGGATAACAGTTAATCATtgggtatataggcctatgtaacaAGTTATGAGGATTGGACACCAATTGCATTTcagaatatattttttaccttgGGTCTTGCCATGTGGAGTATGTCATTTTTCTTAGCATTTGCTCTACTAAATGAAAGTAATCCTACGTAGAAAATAAACTATTAACGATTATTTCATGTCATTACTGCAAAGCACATcacaatacattatattttatatttctgtttttctttaaaattgcGTGTGTACAAAGTAACTTACGTCAGCATCCAAGAATTTGGAAGCAAACCCAAGTCAGTCCTTTTGAATGTACAGGTATTTATCATTGtctgtattttgaaaatattccATATGCCGTTTCCTAAGAGAAAAACAATAGGCTACTGATTGCAATGTTATGTTACATGTGTAGCATGAGACATTACAATAAGGAGTCTTTGCTTAACAAACTTGCTAATGTTAATTGGGAGTCAACTTTATCATGTAACAAAGTAAATGAGGCTTGGTTTAAGtttaaaactgtatttttaGGTGTCATTGACGAAATAGCTCCTGTGAAAGAAGTTAGAATTAAATGTAGAACTGAACCTTGGATGAATGATAATATCCTTCTGGATATTCGTCAAAGAGACAAACAcctatttttatttaagaaattcCATTGTAAAGACATGTActctaaatattgtaaattaagaaataagatACAAAGAGATGTTAAGAAAGCTAAATCAGAATATTTCAAAACTAAGATTGAGGAAAACAAGGGTAATCCCAAAAAACTTTGGCAAACCCTAAAATCTACAGGTTTTAGTCAACAAAGTAAATCTCAAAATACAATTGTACTTAATAATAATGGTCATCCATGCACTGAACCATTTTCTGTAGCTAATCTCTTCAACAAATTTTTCACTAATGTTGCTTCTTTGTTAACTGATAAATTaccaaattgtaataatatatttggtGTTAATACTACACCCTTCAAACAATACTATAAGAACAAAGGGATAAAGAAGAACAGTTTCGTTTTACAAACTATATCTAATGATTTTGTACTTGACCAACTAAATTCTTTAAATCCTAGCAAAAGTACAGGACTTGATAACATTCCTGCTAGATTTCTTAAGGATGGAGCTAATATTATTGTTCAGCCAATAACACATAATTGTTAATTTATCATTATCTCTAAAGGTTTTTCCTAATGATATGAAATTTGCTAAGGTCACaccattatttaaaaagaacAATAGGCAGGAAGTTAGTAATTATAGACCTATTAGCATCTTACCAGTAATATCTAAGATAATCGAAAAAGCTGTTTTTGTACAATTACATAACTATCTCAATGAAAACAATGTAATTAATGATTTTCAATCAGGTTTTAGAGGAAATTATTCTACTGATACtgctttaattaatttaaccgATCATATAAGATCTGAAATATCTAAAGGTAACTTTACAGGTTTGGTAGTCCTTGACATACAAAAGGCTTTTGATACAGTCAACCATCAGATATTATTGCAAAAACTGGTTCATATGGGCATTGATAAAGATTCTTTATTATTGTACAGAAAAGGTCGGACGACTACACACAGGTTAGCAAATGAGTAGATATACCACGGGAATAAGTTTGAGATGAATCTGTTTATTAAACGTCTCATTCaattctacaaataaatacagaaaAGAATCATAAACAACCTTTAACCTTATACCATAGCATATAACCTCAATAATCATTTACAAATCTCCATACAAAcattcaatcataaataaactgttaaaagcataatcaaatataaacaatactGAGTATTAAAATACAGATACAATAATGTTTCTCATACACTTGTCATTAATGTTCTTGGTAACTTTCATCATAATACCACATTTTACATAGATTTTAACATGACTCACAACTTTGCCGGGCATAAATACTTCCAGATTATACAGCGTACAGTTTCTACAGTTACGTTCTCAGGTTAGCAAAAGCACATGAATAACTCCATAGcctaaaacaatataattatattcattatgTATCAATATCCCTGCTTAACTCATACGTATAAACAAACCTCCATTCAGAACAAAAGGCTGCGCAACTCTGATCTATAAATAATGTTAACCTACAGCAAAGTTAAGTCGACGCGAGGTCAGATACGAATCACCCATGCGTGACGGATCAAATTCAGAGTGAACATTCTTATGCAACCGGTCTATACCTAGAAATTCTAAGTTACATACATAGCATCTAAAGAATCAACATTATCATGTGAACCAATATATCGGATACTAAATTTagcctaaatatattttaggaATATTACAAAATGTTTCGGTCTATCATCATAACAACCTTGTCTTATATGGTCTACCGTATCACTCAAAATGGCGGCTACCACGATGCAGCACATGTTCAAGATAAATCTCATAATTAAAGGCAAAATATCGTAACTATGACTAAACAAATAGTAtcacataaatataataaacttACATTTATCATTGTAATTTACACAAGCAATCGTACGGAACAGATCACGGAAATATAGACGGAATTTCCGGACAGCTCAATTACACATGTCTACAGTAACTCGACTATAGCTGAACTGTACCACACAACCGTAGGTGGCAGCAAATATTACTCGATCGTATATAAGATTATCGCAATAATCCTACAATTATGGTTTGAATCATATTTGAAAGATCGCAAACAAATTACATCAGTAAATGGCGTTCAGTCTCAACCATGTACTATATCTAGCGGAGTTCCGCAAGGTAGCATTTTAGGACCTCTTTTATTCATATGCTACATGAATGACATCCCAATTAGTGTAAATTGCAATATTATGTTATATGCTGATGATACAATATTGTTGTCTTCTGGTAATGATATTAGACAAATAGCTAATGATTTAAGTTCAAACCTGGAATCATGTAACAACTGGCTTATAAACAACAAACTATCATTACATCCTGATAAAACTGAATCAATATTGTTTGGTACTAAAAGAAAACTTAAGAATGTTCATGATTTTGCtgttatgtttaaaaataagttgataTGTAAGAAGAATATGATCTCATATCTTGGTTGTTTGCTTGATGAAGACCTGTCTGGAGAATCTATAGTTCAAAAAGTTCTTAGTAAGACTAATTCAAGACTTAAATTTTTGTATAGACATTCTGCATGTCTAAATTTCTTTTCTCGTAAAATTTTATGTTCGGCACTGATTACTTGTCACTTTGACTATGCATGTTGCTCCTGGTTTTCCGGTGTTTCTAAAAAACTTAAACAAAGACTCCAAACCAGTCAAAATAAAGTTGCTaggtttatattaaataaaaataatcgtgCACATATTGGTAAAGACGAACTGAACCAAATCGGTCAATTATGTCTAGAGGATAGAATTTGCCAACTCAAACTTAATCATGTTCATAAgattttttatggaaaatcaGTACCTTATTTGACTGAAAAGTTTCAAAGAGTTTCATCTAaccaccattatatgactagaAGTAGTGTCAATGGTTTTTCAGTTCCTATATCTGATAGTCAGATatctaaaacgttttattaTACAGG
Encoded here:
- the LOC140047299 gene encoding uncharacterized protein isoform X2; this encodes MLRKMTYSTWQDPRKPYTTKAIRCIYNLPPSATRLSNHCREDVLNTENYITLVAAKEAIIYLVRKKYGLSYQEADAECVATEFSKRKVIRNFKSN